The Lolium rigidum isolate FL_2022 chromosome 1, APGP_CSIRO_Lrig_0.1, whole genome shotgun sequence region ttaggataatagttgagaccatatttggttaccaaagattcaagatatgtattggtctcaacatgcaaagatagttcctcttgtaaacgaacatgttccgcaacaagcttagcatgctcactagtaaaggtggtggaggaactagcaacattttTATCAACAATAGAATCATTCATTGATTCAAGAGCTTTAGAGTAggattcttggagtaggtcatggttctttccaagtttcttgagctcatccttgacaagcttgttagctctttcaaggtggtcaagatccctagtgagagaagcatgagcaacttcaagttcctcctttgatgcattaagctcttgggtcaataattgagccctttcaatagtttcaagatccttaactttatctagttcataagtttcaatttgttgcttaagaccttgagatatgcacctttcggtttttagctcttgtcttaggagattgaatctcctttccttatcattcaaatgatattctaattcctcaatggactcatccttttctttgagagagtccatcaagaaatcaaatttgacaagagcttcaccacgaagggtgcatctaacattgtaaagttccttagccACGCTtaattcatcttgattttcagcTTCATTGTCAAGAACACTAGACAAAGAAGGtgggggttccattaccttggtttctcttgccataagacaagagccaatggttgtagatgaggaagagtcgtcggagtcatcatcttgagttattcttgccataaaggaagaaccaacatcattctccgtggagtaatccttggagtagtcatatgtgaagagtgacccgggcttagagaaagccaagccggccactccggcctccttctcctcatcttcctcttcttcatcggacaagtactcggccccaacaaatgcTCTTTCCTTGTTCCTCTTGTATCggtcattgattgggtttggcttcaatcttggcttgacccctttgatgaactttggcttgtatacccttttctcataagggcactcatttgcaaagtggctctcttcatcacaattgtagcaagttctcttcttcttcttgtcattgaggagcattggcaactttcccttgtacttcttagcaaagaaggcaaagtcggtagcgatgtcactagttgaggtcatctcctcatcttcctcaatTTCATAtgcttcttctcctccatggtcagctctagccttgagagcaaggttgtgtgacgcttcatggtcgtgtgaggcttcatcaacacggttcattgccttgagcctctttccggctttggccatgttttcattggcagcCACATAGGAGacaagatcatcggagttgagatcggcactcttggtcatgatttgcaagttgagtccaaggttggtgtcttcttgtttgacggcaatcatagcaatgactttggattttatgaaggcttcgttcatctcgaatccgtcattgtacttctcagcaccaagtcccttgatccttactttcgtagcaccaagcctagcataggcatcgaatacggattctccatctcgaatcatgaactcggtaggcctcttgctttgcggtctcatagagagatgattggatcaaatcggttccctcttggagtactacgatccgatcccacaactctttagcggagacaatgtcatcaacttgatctagaagcttgcggttgatgccacttctaatcttgtcacgtgcggatgcattaagttgacggttgtagaactcggtggaggtcaaccgaacgggatcttgtggctcccggtatccatgaagaatgatctcccatagctccacactgcgcgctgcgaatatgagattccatagaagatttccaatgtggaaagtgagttccatcaaaatggggaatggtcccactatggtttatatgaggcatgggtgaagtgtttctaggatagtcatggttaacttcaTGGAAGGATTCCTTAGAGcccgaagccccactaggagcTCCTCCAgtagttaggttcttaagcatgacagacatttctgccatttggctttgtagttcatcctcctttttcttcctctcggcatcatatgccaagagtctagatttcatttctttaaccgaaaggttagagtcatcatctagaccctcgaatagtttttccatctcactcttaaggcggtgaagcccttaaaaagagtccaagctctgataccaattgaaagtatagagatggtaaacctagagggggggtgaataggtttctacagattttaattctttctttgcaatattaggctttgcggaatataaaggtgagcctaatgcaaactaggtgaagcaacctatatgaggatacaactaactcgagcacgaaggctctcacgagcggttaaatcacaagtaaggagttcggttagagataaccgatagcacgcggagacgaggatgtattcccgtgttcccttgctttgcaacaaggtacgtcacgtttggaggagtggaggtcccacgaaggattccccgcgccacgaaggctcaccctattctccggagcctatcccacgaaggaatagctctctcacttgtggtagactttgaggtagcctccaaaccttcacaatcttgcccggagcgggatccacggcccggatgcttccggactcctcttgcccacctagggtttccaaggaaccctaggaagcaagcttcttgatgaatacaagggggaataagatttggcttggtagaacggtagatcgggtcctcctctatcgtttcccggagggatttgagtttgggtggaggaggagggagatctgaggcttttggtgtttctaacaatggagcatggaagaaggagctcaagaacagcttgtagtgtagtgcctaactgttcagaggtagaagaaggcctatttatagtgtacttcgaaatatggccgttggtcacttgccacatcgacGAGATTCCTCgaggagcccggtcgaccggatctggcgccggacaggccggtccacagcccggtcagaccgggccactgaTCGGGtcggccggtttccaaccggagctgggaccgggtcttgaacgggggcgccattctttactggatagtgcccggatggcacaggcgcaaaggccggttgccgaccgggacgcccggtctggagcccggtccgaccgggccaggaaCCGGAGCAGCCGGATCCAACCGGGCTGGTGACGGGCACTGACCGGGCCAATCTTCATCCTTTACTGGATCtcgtccggatggcaccggtccttggtccggttggtgaccgggtcgtccggcgccagggccggtccgaccggatctgggACCGGCCAGACTCTGCAGACCTTGCTGATTCTTCAtcgaattggggggtctcccgttgccttcttgttctatcgatacaccattatacctctttggctaatacttgTGAattatcttgtagacatgtattagtccaaatactctagcacggtgtcatagttaccaaaataatggataagggtaaaatacccttacacttgGTAATATTATATCAACACCGCTTGCAAGcaagtgactaggtcacaagagatatgATATTATGTCAATGAGTTGAATTGTGTTTGTTGGTAACGAGATAGAACAAAGGTATAGCGGATACCGAAGATCAAGTCTCGGACAAACAAAGGTATCGTGATACAAACGGAATAGGACTCGACGTTGAGGTTCAAACGATAAACTTATTCGTGTTTGCATAGGGACCGTTCCAGAACACCTGATGGTAATTGATCGGAGAGTTGTCTCGGTTATGTCTACGCATTCCCGAACCCGTAGGGTGGCACACTTAATGGTATATGACGCTTTGGGATCGATTCGGTATTGTTAGAGAATAGGGAGAGAACACCGGAATTGTTCCATGGAGAAATCGGAATAAGTTCCGGGGTCAAAGAATAGTTCCAAGACTCGCATATATGTTTATTAtttaattggacgaaataaataaataaatataaaagaaaaaatattttttaaaaggcTACCAATTGGTGGCCCTAAGTGGGGCGGCTAAGGGCCAAGGGAAAAGGGGAGAGGGGCCCGACCTTATGGAGCCAACGCGCCCTCCaaacctaaccctagccgccggccggctgaaaggacacggatgccgcaTAGAGGGGGGGTCAATAGCCGGTATAAAACTTTTACaattatggcttaacaaatgaTCTACTGAACTAGAGTgaatgacaaaaaactaccatAATTATGCTAAACGTGACAACCATGTAAAATAGAACTGCCAAAAAACACGTCAAATGGTAGATGTTTATCACGTTAggcacaattgtggtagtttttttttATCATTCACTCACTGGACTATGATCCATGATGCAGAAAAAGGAACCACCTAACCAAACACGGTCAAAGCTGCCCCAGGCCCAGTTCGAGTAAGTTGTTAGTGTGTTGTTTTGTTTGGGCTTTGAAAAATACCATAATCATAAAATGATCCAAAATCCAGGCAGGCCCGGCCCAGCAGGCCCACCAGCTAGGGTATATAGAGACACAGCTGACAGTCTGCGGCACCACCTACCACTTCCTCCCTCCGCCTCCACaccgatctagggttttcctgctagggtttctccggcggcggcgcaagATGTCGGAGAGGAAGACGGGATCCGTCAAGTGGTTCAACTCCACCAAGGGCTTCGGCTTCATCACCCAGGAGGACGGCGGCGAGGACCTCTTCGTGCACCAGTCCGTCATCAAGGCCGACGGCTACCGCAGCCTCAACGACGGCGAGGCCGTCGAGTACGTGGTCGTGCACGGCGACGACGGCCGCACCAAGGCGGACGAAGTCACCGCGCCAGGAGGGGCCAACCTCCCCGGCGGCCCTCGCCCCAGCGACGGAGGTGACCGCGGGGGTCGCGGCGGAGGAGGCTacggtggcggcggctacggcggcggcgaccgctacggaggtggtggcggcggctacggaggtggcggtggtggctacggaggtggcggcggcggctacggaggaggcggcggcggccgtggctgCTACAAGTGCGGCGAGGAGGGCCACATCTCCAGGGACTGCcctcagggcggcggcggcggctacggaggtggtggtggcggctacggaggcggcggcggctacggcggcggcggtggtggccgtgGGTGCTACAAGTGCGGCGAGGAGGGCCACATCTCCAGGGACTGTCctcagggcggcggcggtgggggcggctacggcggtggtggcggcggcggcagtggcCGTGGGTGCTACAACTGCGGCGAGGAGGGCCACATCTCCCGCGAGTGCCCCAAGAAGTCGTACTAGGCGCTGCAACCAGTCAGATCTGACTCCGGTGGTTCCTTTACCTCCTTTACTCTGCAGCAAGTAATACCTAATCTATATTCGCTAGTAGTCGCGTTTCCTGTGTTGCTCGTATGAAGAAGACTGATGATCCGTGTGATGGGATCTTTGCTGTTGGATGATGGTTCCAGAAGAACTGCTGGTCTTGTGTTCGTTTCAAGTTACATATTTTGGTGTGTCTCGGTGTGGTGAGGGCACAGCCGGATCTATCTATATATCGGATGGACTAAGTAATGGATGAAAATTAGAATGCATCTGTGTGTTCATGGTGATTATTTCTGAATCAGTTTGCAATCTCTTCATGGTGATTATTTCTTAATCAGTTTGCAATCTGTGTGCATGTTGGTTTTCCTGAATCAAATTGGAATATGTGTGCATGTTGGTTTTCCTGAATCAGTTTGCAATCTGTGTGTGCATGTTTGTTTTCCTTAATCAATTTGCAATCTGTGTGTGCATGTTTGTTTTCCTTAATCAATTTGCAATCTGTGTGCATGCTGGTTTTCCTGAATCACTTTGGAATCTGTGTTCATTCTGGTTTTTCTCAATCAATTTGGGATCTCTATCATGCAAACCAACATTTGCCTTTCTGCTGAGCGAGAAAGGAGGAATTTCTCTTTCAGAACCATTGCTTGATTAGCTGTTCCAAGGGGCCTTGAAACAGCAGCAGTAGAACTAATCAAAGCACCCGCCTTGGCTATCAAACCATGCATGCCTGGCAGATAATCACCTCAGGATTGTAGATCAGGGTGCAAGCGGGACCTGATGCGGAGGCCCGCATATTTCCCGCATGAGCCCGCTGCTAATTAGTGGGCCACCTGCGGCAGGCCCATATTTCCGGGGTGCCTACGCGGAGACCGCTTGGGCCGCTTGTTTCCTCCCTGCCTTTGCGAGCAGTTCCTTCGCTGTTCGCTAGCTCTGTTGAGCAAAGGAGCAGTTCCTTCGCTGTTAGCTACTCAGGGCGTGTTTGGTAGATCGGGTCAATCCAGATATTCTCCTCCTaacccagattttagacaaagatTGTGTTTGTTAGGTCGGGTCGGGGCAACTCAGCACTGCCCAACCCATACGAAAAAGGCCTCAGAGCCTGGTTGAGGagagaagctcaaatcgagcttctctAGTCATCCCGGTCGAACTCGTCCCGCAAAACACTGTATGCGCCGCGCCGCGCCCCACCCAGACCCTCACCCCCACCTCTTCCTCTCTTCATTTGCCCCCATTTCTTCTCTCCCATCGTGCTCCTGCCCACCTCCTTCCCTCCGGCCGGCGCCAAGGCCAGCCTCCCGACGGCGCTGTCCCGTCTCGCCACGTCCCTCCCTCACGCCGGCGATGTCCCGCCCCGTCGCGTCCTTCCCTCACGCCGGCGCTGTCCTGCCCCGTCGCGTTCCCTCACGCCGGCGCCGGCCCGCCCCGCGGCCTCCACCCCCTCCCGCGGCGTACAAATTGTAGACCCCTCAGCTATTCTCAACCCATACAACTCAGCAAACAACGGATGGACTCAACATATCTTCGTTGGCCCGACCTAACAAACACGTGAAAAAATCTGAGCTCAACTATGCTAGGGTCAGCTTGTATGAGAGCAGATAGCTAATCTCTGTTGGCCCggactaccaaacacaccctcagTAGCTCTGTTGAGCAAACGACTTGGTTTCTGTACCCAATTGAGCTAGCTTGGTTGAGCAAAAAACTTGCATCAATCTTAACCCAAGTCACATACATATGAGCCCATTACCACTCAAAAGAGTTGGTTTCTAGTCACATCAAACTTTATCAatgttacagaaataaaacattttttaaaatgtgAAATCAAATATTTACACAGGTCACCATGAGGTGCACATGATGCCATTAACTTTCATCAAACCAAGTGCTAAAAAAGTTCCATTCCATGGGTCGCAGTCACAGGTCACCATGGTTTCAGATCTTGCACTTGCTAACAGTATAAAATGGTGGAAGGTTGTGCTGCTAACACTGTAACATGTGATATACGATATGTCGACAATTCTGATTGCCCAGCTTACATGTGTGCCTGACAATTCCTGATACTAGTACATGGCTACAGACAGTATCTAACAAAACAACAAACCGTCCCTGGAGTCGATTCAGGTCAAAAGAGCTTCTCAGCGGGACGGTCGGATTTCCCCCGAAGTTGACTGGCGTGTGTTCTGTCTCTCTGCTTGATATGCATTTTGTAAAATTCACACGAGGATTGCAAGTGAAGAAGGGAACAAACAGTGTGTAATCCGATCTTTCCTAGTACTAGGGTCCCATGAATTCAGACTGCAATATAACAATTGACATCAACCAGATAAACATATGAGAGGAGACCTGACAATCAAGGGACAACACAAATGGCAACAGACTTTAGTATGCAATAATCAGGAAAATTCGGTAACTATGATG contains the following coding sequences:
- the LOC124676695 gene encoding glycine-rich protein 2-like, with product MSERKTGSVKWFNSTKGFGFITQEDGGEDLFVHQSVIKADGYRSLNDGEAVEYVVVHGDDGRTKADEVTAPGGANLPGGPRPSDGGDRGGRGGGGYGGGGYGGGDRYGGGGGGYGGGGGGYGGGGGGYGGGGGGRGCYKCGEEGHISRDCPQGGGGGYGGGGGGYGGGGGYGGGGGGRGCYKCGEEGHISRDCPQGGGGGGGYGGGGGGGSGRGCYNCGEEGHISRECPKKSY